A genomic region of Ewingella sp. CoE-038-23 contains the following coding sequences:
- a CDS encoding PTS lactose/cellobiose transporter subunit IIA, with protein MDLENTIMELLVHAGSARSHAMMALQHARRGDFPAAEQAMGDSRQAVSLAHGMQTELIGLDEGCGKIPVNLITVHAQDHLMNAMVIQDLAIDMIELYRRLPPAPATRVNTFQASHC; from the coding sequence ATGGATCTGGAAAACACAATCATGGAGTTGTTGGTTCACGCAGGAAGCGCCCGTAGCCATGCCATGATGGCGTTACAACACGCCCGCCGTGGTGACTTCCCTGCCGCAGAGCAGGCCATGGGCGACTCGCGTCAGGCCGTATCTTTGGCCCACGGCATGCAAACTGAGCTTATCGGTCTGGATGAAGGCTGCGGCAAAATCCCGGTCAATCTGATCACTGTCCACGCGCAGGACCACCTTATGAATGCGATGGTCATTCAGGATTTAGCCATTGATATGATTGAGCTTTACCGCCGTTTACCGCCAGCACCTGCAACTAGGGTAAACACATTTCAGGCCAGCCATTGCTAG
- the celB gene encoding PTS cellobiose transporter subunit IIC yields the protein MLERYVLPFALKIASQKHVLSVRDGIILNMPFMLIGSFFLIFAYLPIPSYANMMGDVFGAAWREKLLYPVKATYDIMAIISSFGIAYRLAEKYKTLDPLTTGAVSLVAFILTIPQNTLFQPLNGATEQIVKGVLPMNFIGSQGLFVAIVIAILSTEIYRFVHDRNLVINMPAGVPPAVAKSFLALIPGFAVMAVVLALRLGVEATPFGNINNMIATLIGIPMHHIGGTLPGMIFSVILIGLLWMVGLHGDAIVLVFIQPVWLSNMSENLTAFQNGQPIPHIITQQFYDLWIAPGGTGALLGLVIFMLLRARSAQMKQLGKIAAPGCLFNISEPMVFGIPLVMNPYFAIPFILTPVILVIVTYTAMATGLVTPPVGIALPFTTPIFISGYLATGGHISGTVIQVVNLGISLVIYYPFFRAWDKLKYKEEHQAAQLEAEKAQTAAGQLTAR from the coding sequence CTGCTCGAACGTTATGTTTTGCCTTTTGCTTTGAAGATAGCCTCTCAAAAGCACGTCCTGTCGGTGCGCGACGGCATCATTTTGAACATGCCATTTATGCTGATTGGCTCGTTCTTCCTGATTTTTGCGTACCTGCCAATCCCAAGTTACGCCAACATGATGGGCGACGTGTTTGGCGCGGCTTGGCGTGAAAAGCTGCTTTATCCGGTGAAAGCGACCTACGACATCATGGCGATTATCTCCAGCTTCGGCATCGCCTACCGACTGGCGGAGAAATACAAAACGCTGGACCCGCTGACCACCGGCGCCGTCTCGCTGGTGGCGTTCATTCTGACCATTCCGCAAAACACCCTTTTCCAGCCACTGAATGGCGCGACTGAACAGATCGTCAAAGGCGTGTTGCCAATGAATTTCATCGGCAGTCAGGGGCTGTTTGTGGCGATTGTCATCGCCATACTTTCGACTGAAATCTATCGTTTCGTCCACGATCGCAATCTGGTGATCAACATGCCTGCGGGTGTGCCACCGGCGGTAGCGAAATCCTTTTTGGCGCTGATCCCGGGCTTTGCGGTTATGGCGGTGGTGCTGGCCCTGCGTTTAGGGGTTGAAGCGACGCCGTTTGGCAACATCAACAATATGATTGCCACCCTTATCGGCATCCCGATGCACCATATTGGCGGCACGCTGCCGGGAATGATTTTCTCGGTGATATTGATAGGTTTGCTGTGGATGGTAGGGCTGCACGGCGATGCCATCGTGCTGGTGTTTATTCAGCCGGTGTGGCTGTCTAACATGTCCGAAAACCTGACGGCCTTCCAGAACGGCCAGCCGATCCCGCACATTATTACTCAGCAGTTTTACGACTTATGGATAGCGCCGGGGGGCACCGGAGCCTTGCTGGGACTGGTGATCTTCATGCTGCTGCGCGCCCGCAGCGCGCAGATGAAACAGCTGGGGAAAATTGCCGCGCCGGGCTGCCTGTTTAATATTAGCGAGCCAATGGTGTTTGGTATTCCGCTGGTGATGAACCCGTACTTCGCCATTCCGTTTATTCTGACCCCGGTGATTCTGGTGATTGTCACCTATACCGCAATGGCTACCGGGCTGGTGACGCCGCCGGTAGGGATTGCGCTACCGTTCACGACACCAATCTTCATCAGTGGCTATCTGGCCACCGGCGGGCATATTTCTGGCACAGTGATTCAGGTGGTGAATTTGGGGATTTCGCTGGTGATTTACTATCCGTTCTTCCGCGCCTGGGACAAGTTGAAGTATAAAGAAGAGCATCAGGCCGCGCAGTTAGAAGCGGAGAAAGCGCAAACCGCCGCAGGGCAATTAACCGCCCGCTGA